A stretch of Verrucomicrobiota bacterium DNA encodes these proteins:
- a CDS encoding ROK family protein, whose protein sequence is MTPGIAMGIDLGGSSAKGVMVTREGSMLVRQSQPFDSAEPRAFVEAVRELVHSLEAKGMGLAGSCGLSAPGLTSADGKSIAYMPGRLEGLEGLDWSIALGRQGDIPVLNDAQAALLGEVWLGAARGSRHVFMLTLGTGVGGAAMVDGRLLRGAMGRAGHLGHLSLDPDGPPDVCGAPGSLEWAMGNASIVDRTGGRFTTTHELIAAFESGDGPARVFWLTAVRRLAAAVASLINVLDPDTVIIGGGIAKAGESLFKPLEQYLEVFEWRPGGVRARIVPAQLGEYAGALGAAYHSMVDRPRSEGS, encoded by the coding sequence ATGACGCCCGGGATTGCCATGGGCATTGATCTTGGAGGATCGAGTGCCAAGGGTGTGATGGTCACCCGCGAGGGATCCATGCTGGTTCGGCAATCGCAACCGTTCGACTCTGCTGAGCCGCGAGCCTTCGTCGAGGCGGTGCGAGAGCTTGTCCATTCCCTCGAAGCCAAAGGCATGGGACTTGCCGGCTCGTGCGGACTGTCCGCGCCAGGATTGACGTCGGCGGATGGAAAATCGATCGCCTACATGCCCGGGAGGCTCGAAGGGCTTGAAGGATTGGATTGGTCCATCGCGCTGGGCAGGCAGGGGGACATTCCGGTGCTGAACGACGCTCAGGCGGCTTTGTTGGGGGAAGTCTGGCTGGGAGCCGCCCGTGGGAGTCGTCATGTCTTTATGCTCACTCTGGGAACGGGGGTGGGCGGTGCCGCCATGGTGGATGGAAGATTACTCAGAGGGGCCATGGGACGCGCCGGCCATCTCGGACACTTGAGCCTGGATCCGGACGGGCCACCCGATGTCTGTGGCGCTCCAGGCAGCCTGGAGTGGGCCATGGGCAATGCGTCCATTGTTGACCGGACGGGAGGACGATTCACCACGACGCACGAGCTCATTGCCGCGTTCGAGTCTGGTGACGGTCCGGCCCGGGTGTTCTGGCTCACCGCGGTCCGGCGTCTGGCGGCTGCCGTCGCCTCGCTGATCAACGTGCTGGATCCCGACACCGTGATCATTGGGGGGGGCATCGCGAAGGCGGGTGAAAGCTTGTTCAAGCCGTTGGAACAATACTTGGAGGTGTTTGAATGGCGTCCTGGTGGGGTCCGGGCACGGATTGTTCCCGCTCAACTGGGCGAGTATGCGGGGGCGCTGGGCGCGGCCTATCACTCCATG